The following are encoded together in the Mesoterricola sediminis genome:
- a CDS encoding C1 family peptidase, protein MKTTLLLSALMASLAALPAAAQGAGVQGFDAQLVAEVQDLRATLRQEARPFQVGVNPALEYDLAQLCGTRADLRPADYQAHAQGGYLNDEVLPAMVDLPTAYLGWASPARSQGGCGSCWAFATAATIESAVLRTAGAPQLREEGGRIVLSGDIAELSTQQVLSCNPWGYGCNGGWFAFDMFVPANQAKGSGYYPGIIPARDFPYVTRRSACTFEARTSYTPVSRWGYVGSGNTSPVDAIKAAIYAHGSVAACVYADRAFQAYTGGVFTSTGSAPINHAIQLVGWDDAKGAWLLKNSWGPNWGINGFMWIQYGANNVGTYAAWADN, encoded by the coding sequence ATGAAGACCACCCTCCTTCTGTCCGCGCTGATGGCCTCCCTGGCCGCGCTTCCCGCCGCCGCCCAGGGCGCCGGTGTCCAGGGCTTCGACGCCCAGTTGGTCGCCGAAGTCCAGGATCTGCGGGCCACCCTCCGCCAGGAGGCCCGTCCCTTCCAGGTCGGCGTCAACCCGGCCCTGGAATACGACCTGGCCCAGCTCTGCGGAACCCGGGCGGACCTGAGGCCGGCGGATTACCAGGCCCACGCCCAGGGGGGCTACCTCAACGATGAGGTGCTGCCGGCGATGGTGGACCTGCCCACCGCCTACCTGGGCTGGGCCAGCCCGGCCCGGAGCCAGGGCGGCTGCGGCAGCTGCTGGGCCTTCGCCACCGCCGCCACCATCGAGAGCGCGGTCCTCAGGACCGCCGGCGCGCCCCAGCTCCGGGAGGAGGGGGGCCGGATCGTCCTCAGCGGCGACATCGCCGAGTTGAGCACCCAGCAGGTGTTGAGCTGCAATCCCTGGGGCTATGGCTGCAACGGCGGCTGGTTCGCCTTCGATATGTTCGTGCCCGCCAACCAGGCGAAGGGGTCCGGCTACTACCCCGGCATCATCCCGGCCCGGGACTTCCCCTACGTCACCCGCCGCTCGGCCTGCACCTTCGAGGCCCGCACGTCGTACACGCCCGTCTCCCGGTGGGGCTACGTGGGTTCGGGCAACACCTCCCCGGTGGACGCCATCAAGGCCGCCATCTACGCCCACGGCTCCGTGGCGGCCTGCGTCTACGCGGACCGCGCCTTCCAGGCCTACACGGGCGGCGTCTTCACCAGCACCGGGTCCGCCCCCATCAACCACGCCATCCAGCTCGTGGGCTGGGACGACGCCAAGGGCGCCTGGCTGCTCAAGAACAGCTGGGGTCCCAACTGGGGAATCAACGGCTTCATGTGGATCCAGTACGGGGCCAACAACGTGGGCACGTACGCGGCCTGGGCGGACAACTGA
- a CDS encoding C1 family peptidase: MTTLSRFIALALGAASLAAADGPQRFDDRIQALVDQARSEAQASGATYQVGVNPALEYPLDQICGLRPDLRQWDAALHAEGGGANDALPELAPEPLPSRFLGWFSPPKDQGDCGSCWAFSTIATVEGAALKAAGAPQGRVAADGAIVPSGDALVLSEQQLLSCNPDGYGCQGGWFSFDMLMPSKANAEAGRAPGAIPATAFPYVARRVACVFDKGAPATPVRAWGYVGDGYGLPPVPAIKAAIRRWGCVSAGVWADLGFQAYTGGVFTGTASPGECNHAIQLVGWDDAKGAWLLKNSWGARWGINGFMWIKYGANRVGTSPAWAQD; encoded by the coding sequence ATGACCACCCTGTCCCGCTTCATCGCCCTCGCGCTGGGCGCCGCCTCCCTCGCCGCCGCGGACGGCCCCCAGCGCTTCGACGACCGGATCCAGGCCCTCGTGGACCAGGCCCGGTCCGAGGCCCAGGCCTCGGGCGCCACCTACCAGGTGGGGGTGAACCCCGCCCTGGAATACCCCCTCGACCAGATCTGCGGCCTCCGGCCGGACCTGCGGCAGTGGGATGCGGCCCTCCATGCCGAGGGCGGCGGCGCCAACGACGCGCTGCCGGAGCTGGCGCCGGAGCCGCTGCCTTCCCGGTTCCTGGGCTGGTTCAGCCCACCCAAGGACCAGGGCGACTGCGGCAGCTGCTGGGCCTTCTCCACCATCGCCACCGTCGAGGGCGCGGCCCTCAAGGCCGCGGGCGCCCCCCAGGGCCGGGTGGCCGCGGACGGCGCCATCGTCCCCAGCGGCGACGCCCTCGTGCTGTCGGAGCAGCAGCTGCTGAGCTGCAATCCGGACGGGTATGGCTGCCAGGGCGGCTGGTTCAGCTTCGACATGCTGATGCCGTCCAAGGCCAACGCGGAGGCCGGCCGCGCCCCCGGCGCCATTCCCGCCACCGCCTTCCCCTACGTGGCCCGGCGCGTGGCCTGCGTCTTCGACAAGGGGGCGCCCGCCACCCCGGTCAGGGCCTGGGGCTACGTGGGCGACGGCTACGGGCTGCCCCCGGTCCCGGCCATCAAGGCCGCCATCCGCAGGTGGGGCTGCGTGTCCGCGGGGGTCTGGGCGGACCTGGGCTTCCAGGCCTACACCGGCGGGGTCTTCACCGGGACGGCGTCGCCGGGCGAATGCAACCACGCCATCCAGCTCGTGGGCTGGGACGACGCCAAGGGCGCCTGGCTCCTGAAGAATTCCTGGGGGGCCCGGTGGGGGATCAACGGGTTCATGTGGATCAAGTACGGCGCCAACCGGGTCGGCACCTCCCCGGCCTGGGCCCAGGACTGA